A window of Panicum virgatum strain AP13 chromosome 8K, P.virgatum_v5, whole genome shotgun sequence contains these coding sequences:
- the LOC120645106 gene encoding splicing factor U2af large subunit A-like isoform X1, which yields MAEHDARYEGNGGPAPGDAGAHAQAEHAAGGGSPPAAGPKPTGFSDHADGRASQPQHETESHDSGSSKSRERDRERDKGKDRERDRDRGRERERDRDREKDRERGDKDRDRDRHHRDRRERSEKREHRDRSDDRDRHRDDRDRHRSHDSERRRDRDRDGHRRHRSRSRSPSKSRDRDRRSRSRSRSRSKSKRMSGFDQAPLQPTLPIAAAGAVPGQLPGVIPPIAGMFPNLYNLGQINPLVIQPQAMTQQATRHARRVYVGGLPPTANEQTVAIFFNGVMAAIGGNTAGPGDAVLNVYINHDKKFAFVEMRSVEEASNAMALDGIMFEGAPVKVRRPTDYNPSLASALGPSQPNPNLNLAAVGLMPGSAGGLEGPDRIFVGGLPYYFTEAQVRELLESFGPLRGFDLVKDRETGNSKGYAFCVYQDLSVTDIACAALNGIKMGDKTLTVRRANQGGAQPRPEQENILLQAQQQVQMQKLVYQVGGALPTKVVCLTQVVTADELRDDEEYEDIVEDMREEGRKYGNLVKVVIPRPDPSGAPVAGVGKVFLEYADVEGSTKAKMGMHGRKFGGNQVVAVFYPEDKFAAEQYDG from the exons atGGCCGAGCACGACGCGCGCTACGAGGGCAACGGCGGCCCCGCCCCCGGGGACGCGGGCGCCCACGCCCAGGCCGAGCACGCCGCTGGCGGGGGCTCCCCGCCCGCCGCGGGGCCCAAGCCCACCGGGTTCTCCGACCACGCTGACGGCCGCGCCTCCCAGCCCCAG CACGAGACAGAGTCGCATGACAGTGGTTCCTCAAAATCCCGAGAAAGGGACAGAGAACGTGATAAGGGCAAGGACAGGGAGCGGGACAGGGACCGTGgccgagagagggagagggaccGGGACAGGGAGAAGGACCGCGAAAGAGGTGACAAGGACAGGGATCGTGATCGCCACCACAGGGATCGCCGCGAGCGCAGCGAGAAAAGGGAACACCGTGATCGATCCGATGATCGTGACCGCCACCGTGATGATCGTGACCGTCACAGGAGCCATGATTCTGAAAG GAGAAGAGACCGTGACAGAGATGGCCACCGTAGGCATCggtcccgctcccgctccccgtCTAAGAGCCGTGACCGTGACCGTAGATCTAGATCTCGTTCGCGCTCTCGTTCAAAGAG CAAGCGTATGAGTGGATTTGATCAAGCACCGCTACAACCGACGTTGCCTatagctgctgctggtgctgttCCTG GTCAGCTGCCTGGAGTCATTCCTCCTATTGCAGGGATGTTTCCAAACTTGTATAATTTGGGACAG ATCAACCCCCTTGTTATTCAACCGCAAGCCATGACACAACAGGCTACTCGACATGCTCGGCGTGTGTATGTTGGTGGACTTCCTCCAACTGCTAATGAGCAG ACTGTTGCCATATTCTTCAATGGAGTTATGGCAGCTATTGGAGGAAACACAGCTGGTCCAGGTGATGCTGTTCTGAATGTCTACATAAACCATGATAAGAaatttgcttttgttgagatgAGATCTGTGGAGGAAGCAAGCAATGCAATGGCCTTAGACGGCATAATGTTCGAGGGAGCACCGGTGAAGGTTAGAAGGCCGACGGACTATAATCCTTCCCTAGCATCTGCGCTGGGCCCAAGCCAGCCAAACCCCAATCTTAATCTTGCTGCTGTTGGCTTGATGCCTGGCTCCGCTGGAGGATTAGAAGGCCCTGATCGCATTTTTGTGGGTGGGCTACCCTATTACTTCACTGAGGCCCAAGTGCGGGAGTTGCTCGAGTCCTTTGGTCCTCTGCGGGGATTTGATCTTGTGAAGGATAGGGAAACTGGTAACTCGAAGGGCTATGCATTCTGTGTGTACCAGGATCTTTCTGTTACCGACATTGCCTGTGCTGCTCTTAACGGCATCAAGATGGGAGACAAGACCCTTACTGTTAGGCGGGCGAACCAAGGAGGCGCTCAGCCTAGGCCAGAGCAGGAAAACATCCTGTTGCAGGCACAACAACAGGTGCAAATGCAG AAACTCGTGTACCAAGTCGGAGGTGCCCTTCCAACAAAAGTCGTATGCTTGACACAGGTAGTCACAGCAGATGAACTGAGAGATGATGAGGAATATGAGGACATTGTGGAGGACATGAGGGAAGAAGGGCGCAAATACG GTAACTTGGTGAAAGTTGTAATCCCACGGCCTGACCCCAGCGGTGCTCCTGTTGCTGGAGTTGGGAAG GTGTTTTTGGAATATGCAGATGTGGAGGGTTCGACCAAAGCGAAGATGGGCATGCACGGGAGGAAGTTTGGCGGGAACCAGGTGGTGGCTGTGTTCTACCCCGAGGACAAGTTCGCCGCAGAGCAGTACGATGGATGA
- the LOC120645106 gene encoding splicing factor U2af large subunit A-like isoform X2, which yields MPLWLGQLPGVIPPIAGMFPNLYNLGQINPLVIQPQAMTQQATRHARRVYVGGLPPTANEQTVAIFFNGVMAAIGGNTAGPGDAVLNVYINHDKKFAFVEMRSVEEASNAMALDGIMFEGAPVKVRRPTDYNPSLASALGPSQPNPNLNLAAVGLMPGSAGGLEGPDRIFVGGLPYYFTEAQVRELLESFGPLRGFDLVKDRETGNSKGYAFCVYQDLSVTDIACAALNGIKMGDKTLTVRRANQGGAQPRPEQENILLQAQQQVQMQKLVYQVGGALPTKVVCLTQVVTADELRDDEEYEDIVEDMREEGRKYGNLVKVVIPRPDPSGAPVAGVGKVFLEYADVEGSTKAKMGMHGRKFGGNQVVAVFYPEDKFAAEQYDG from the exons ATGCCTTTATGGCTTG GTCAGCTGCCTGGAGTCATTCCTCCTATTGCAGGGATGTTTCCAAACTTGTATAATTTGGGACAG ATCAACCCCCTTGTTATTCAACCGCAAGCCATGACACAACAGGCTACTCGACATGCTCGGCGTGTGTATGTTGGTGGACTTCCTCCAACTGCTAATGAGCAG ACTGTTGCCATATTCTTCAATGGAGTTATGGCAGCTATTGGAGGAAACACAGCTGGTCCAGGTGATGCTGTTCTGAATGTCTACATAAACCATGATAAGAaatttgcttttgttgagatgAGATCTGTGGAGGAAGCAAGCAATGCAATGGCCTTAGACGGCATAATGTTCGAGGGAGCACCGGTGAAGGTTAGAAGGCCGACGGACTATAATCCTTCCCTAGCATCTGCGCTGGGCCCAAGCCAGCCAAACCCCAATCTTAATCTTGCTGCTGTTGGCTTGATGCCTGGCTCCGCTGGAGGATTAGAAGGCCCTGATCGCATTTTTGTGGGTGGGCTACCCTATTACTTCACTGAGGCCCAAGTGCGGGAGTTGCTCGAGTCCTTTGGTCCTCTGCGGGGATTTGATCTTGTGAAGGATAGGGAAACTGGTAACTCGAAGGGCTATGCATTCTGTGTGTACCAGGATCTTTCTGTTACCGACATTGCCTGTGCTGCTCTTAACGGCATCAAGATGGGAGACAAGACCCTTACTGTTAGGCGGGCGAACCAAGGAGGCGCTCAGCCTAGGCCAGAGCAGGAAAACATCCTGTTGCAGGCACAACAACAGGTGCAAATGCAG AAACTCGTGTACCAAGTCGGAGGTGCCCTTCCAACAAAAGTCGTATGCTTGACACAGGTAGTCACAGCAGATGAACTGAGAGATGATGAGGAATATGAGGACATTGTGGAGGACATGAGGGAAGAAGGGCGCAAATACG GTAACTTGGTGAAAGTTGTAATCCCACGGCCTGACCCCAGCGGTGCTCCTGTTGCTGGAGTTGGGAAG GTGTTTTTGGAATATGCAGATGTGGAGGGTTCGACCAAAGCGAAGATGGGCATGCACGGGAGGAAGTTTGGCGGGAACCAGGTGGTGGCTGTGTTCTACCCCGAGGACAAGTTCGCCGCAGAGCAGTACGATGGATGA
- the LOC120645106 gene encoding splicing factor U2af large subunit B-like isoform X3 produces the protein MFPNLYNLGQINPLVIQPQAMTQQATRHARRVYVGGLPPTANEQTVAIFFNGVMAAIGGNTAGPGDAVLNVYINHDKKFAFVEMRSVEEASNAMALDGIMFEGAPVKVRRPTDYNPSLASALGPSQPNPNLNLAAVGLMPGSAGGLEGPDRIFVGGLPYYFTEAQVRELLESFGPLRGFDLVKDRETGNSKGYAFCVYQDLSVTDIACAALNGIKMGDKTLTVRRANQGGAQPRPEQENILLQAQQQVQMQKLVYQVGGALPTKVVCLTQVVTADELRDDEEYEDIVEDMREEGRKYGNLVKVVIPRPDPSGAPVAGVGKVFLEYADVEGSTKAKMGMHGRKFGGNQVVAVFYPEDKFAAEQYDG, from the exons ATGTTTCCAAACTTGTATAATTTGGGACAG ATCAACCCCCTTGTTATTCAACCGCAAGCCATGACACAACAGGCTACTCGACATGCTCGGCGTGTGTATGTTGGTGGACTTCCTCCAACTGCTAATGAGCAG ACTGTTGCCATATTCTTCAATGGAGTTATGGCAGCTATTGGAGGAAACACAGCTGGTCCAGGTGATGCTGTTCTGAATGTCTACATAAACCATGATAAGAaatttgcttttgttgagatgAGATCTGTGGAGGAAGCAAGCAATGCAATGGCCTTAGACGGCATAATGTTCGAGGGAGCACCGGTGAAGGTTAGAAGGCCGACGGACTATAATCCTTCCCTAGCATCTGCGCTGGGCCCAAGCCAGCCAAACCCCAATCTTAATCTTGCTGCTGTTGGCTTGATGCCTGGCTCCGCTGGAGGATTAGAAGGCCCTGATCGCATTTTTGTGGGTGGGCTACCCTATTACTTCACTGAGGCCCAAGTGCGGGAGTTGCTCGAGTCCTTTGGTCCTCTGCGGGGATTTGATCTTGTGAAGGATAGGGAAACTGGTAACTCGAAGGGCTATGCATTCTGTGTGTACCAGGATCTTTCTGTTACCGACATTGCCTGTGCTGCTCTTAACGGCATCAAGATGGGAGACAAGACCCTTACTGTTAGGCGGGCGAACCAAGGAGGCGCTCAGCCTAGGCCAGAGCAGGAAAACATCCTGTTGCAGGCACAACAACAGGTGCAAATGCAG AAACTCGTGTACCAAGTCGGAGGTGCCCTTCCAACAAAAGTCGTATGCTTGACACAGGTAGTCACAGCAGATGAACTGAGAGATGATGAGGAATATGAGGACATTGTGGAGGACATGAGGGAAGAAGGGCGCAAATACG GTAACTTGGTGAAAGTTGTAATCCCACGGCCTGACCCCAGCGGTGCTCCTGTTGCTGGAGTTGGGAAG GTGTTTTTGGAATATGCAGATGTGGAGGGTTCGACCAAAGCGAAGATGGGCATGCACGGGAGGAAGTTTGGCGGGAACCAGGTGGTGGCTGTGTTCTACCCCGAGGACAAGTTCGCCGCAGAGCAGTACGATGGATGA
- the LOC120645926 gene encoding F-box/FBD/LRR-repeat protein At2g04230-like produces MGEPQRRGGGGGGSGEDRISGLPDALLHEILVRLRSAAAAARTSVLSRRWRRVWAHLPELHLVAPPAAAPASFPATVDAALGGYLAPTLERLGVSHRTVQQGRDLRIPAGRIAPWLRFAAERVVGELYLYLCVPQTFYDFTPEVLGEEAVLELPVCQRAKRIELHLQYAYTTWLRPQASGGLFAALTSLKIDGYVHMQGSDLTALVSTQCPCLRDLDLFITLIAIFDVSTHSNSLRTLELKVLEIRHLEILAPSLEELVISNRPMEAQISAPKLVKVVWDDAYDPHLNRFVDVGRRLQLLRTSRQALSLAMQFDQVDELNLIVDLDFYDEAVYGSFVNETNKLPKFNPAVNEGLLLHR; encoded by the exons ATGGGTGAGCCtcaacgccgcggcggcggcggcggcggctccggcgaggACCGCATCAGCGGCCTCCCCGACGCGCTGCTGCACGAGATCCTGGtccgcctccgctccgccgccgccgccgcgcgcaccagcGTGCTGTCTCGCCGCTGGCGCCGCGTCTGGGCGCACCTGCCCGAGCTCCACCTCGTCGcgccgccagcggcggcgccggcctcgTTCCCGGCCACCGTCGACGCCGCCCTCGGTGGGTACCTAGCCCCTACCCTCGAGCGCCTCGGCGTCTCCCACCGCACCGTTCAACAAGGCCGCGACCTCCGCATCCCGGCCGGGCGCATTGCGCCGTGGCTCCGCTTCGCGGCGGAGCGCGTGGTGGGCGagctctatctctatctctgtGTGCCTCAGACGTTCTACGATTTCACACCGGAAGTCCTCGGGGAGGAGGCGGTGCTCGAGCTTCCGGTGTGTCAGCGAGCGAAGCGAATCGAGCTCCATCTTCAATATGCCTATACAACGTGGCTCCGCCCCCAGGCATCCGGCGGCCTGTTCGCGGCGCTCACGTCCCTGAAGATAGATGGCTATGTCCACATGCAAGGCAGCGATCTCACAGCCCTTGTGAGCACGCAGTGCCCGTGCTTGAGggacctggatcttttcattacGCTGATTGCCATCTTTGATGTCTCCACTCACTCCAACTCGTTGCGCACACTGGAGCTCAAAGTCTTAGAGATAAGGCATCTAGAGATTTTGGCCCCAAGTCTTGAAGAGCTCGTAATATCTAATCGGCCAATGGAGGCTCAGATCTCCGCTCCGAAGCTTGTCAAGGTAGTTTGGGATGATGCCTATGATCCTCATCTCAATCGGTTTGTTGATGTTGGCCGTAGGCTCCAGCTTCTGCGAACTTCTAGACAGGCGTTGTCCCTGGCTATGCAGTTCGATCAAGTCGATGAGTTGAATCTGATCGTCGATCTAGATTTCTATG ATGAAGCTGTGTATGGAAGTTTCGTGAATGAAACAAATAAGCTGCCCAAGT TTAACCCAGCTGTAAATGAAGGGTTGTTACTGCACAGGTAG